The following nucleotide sequence is from Myxococcales bacterium.
GGGATGGGCGGTTCAAAATTCATAATCGCCATAAACAAAGATCGCAACGCTCCTATTCATGATGTGGCCGACCTGTCGATAGTGGGCGACATCTTCAAAGTCATTCCGAAGCTGATCGAGATGATAAAGGAACAGCCAAAGTCTTAAATTTTATGATGATCCAAATGGTTTTTATTTCTCGAGTATGAATATTTACACAGGGGGTTGTGATGGCTCTTTCTAAAGGGTACATTCAGTTATACACCGGGGACGGCAAGGGCAAGTCCACCGCGGCCTTGGGGCTCGCGATGAGGGCGGTGGCGCGAGGACTTTCGGTTCACATGATTCAATTTATGAAAAATGATCCGGGCTCTGCAGAGGCGACTCTTGCACGGGCTCATAAAAATCTTTTTAGGGTCGATCAAGCTGGCCGTAAAAATTTTGTCGATAAGAAAAACCCTGATCCGGGCGACATCGCTGCAGCGCAAAATGGTTTTTCGATTGCACGGGATGCTATATTAAAGTCTTCGGCAGACATGATTATCCTCGACGAGATAAATGTCGCCGTCGATTTCGGACTCATATCGCTGCGTGATCTGTTTGCCGTTTTGGATATGAAACCTGAAAATGTAGAAATCGTACTTACAGGTCGCGGTGCTCCTGATGAGCTTAAGGAGCGTGCGGATCTTGTCACGGAGATGCGCGAGGTCAAGCACTACTACGCCATCGGCGTCGATGCGCGAGAAGGCATAGAATTTTGAATGCAGAGTTAAGGATTGAGATGCAAGGATTAAGGATAACGCTTGGAATGAGATTCCTGCCTAGTACCGCGGGGATCCGGTAACGACGGTGACGATTGAATATGGAACATATGCCAACGTGTTCCACGGAAAAAAAGGAGCAGGAGATGTCAATATTTATAGACTCAGCGATTAAGTCGGAAGTGATCAGGGCTCTTGAAATGGGATACGTCGCCGGAGTGACTACGAATCCACTTCTCATGGCAAAGCAGCCGCTTCAATGGAGAAAAGCGCTCTCGGATATATGCGATATCTGTCGGGGACCGGTGTATTACCAGATCGATACGACGGAAGAGCGCGATTTCGAGTCGGCGGCTATGGAGATAGCCATGATATCCAGAGGGCAGGTCATAATAAAACTTCCGGCTTCGCCGGCGTATTTCAAGCTCGCATCAAAAATATCTGACAAGGTCGATTGCTGCATGACTGCGGTTTACAGTGATGCACAGCTTATTGCCGCGGCCGCCGCAGGTGCTAAGCACGTAGCAGTTTATGTAAGCCGGATCTCTAAATTTCATGCTGCAGGCGATCCCTTATCTCCGGTCGATGGAATATCAGCGATAGAGTCGATGCGAAATGCAATCGACAGGTCTTCACTGGATCTCAGGATATTGGCTGCGAGCCTCAAAAGTTCCGCGGAATGCTCTGAGGCGATGGCTGCCGGAGCGCATGACATTACTGCATCGGCGGATGTGCTCGGCGCTTTGGCTGAGCATCCTCTTTCAGAGAAGGCCCTGAACGATTTTGAATCGGCGATCAGAAATAGGAACTGACATGACGGACTGGAAAAAGATCAGAAAAGATTTTCCCGCCGCTGAAAATGTCGTCTATTTTGTCAGTGCCGGAATGTCTCCCATCCCGACTCCTGTTTTCGAGCGCATGGTTTCGGAATATCGTAAATTGAATCAGCATGGCGACGTCGGTTGGCAGGAGGATATCGCAAAGAAACGCGAACTTTACGCAGGCGTAGGCAAGCTCATCAACGCAAAGCCTGGCGATATGGCGTTCATGCAGAATACCTCCCTCTCGATGTCGATGATAGCCTTGTCGCTGAAAAACAATGCTTGCAAAAAATACAATGTGGTTTCGATGCTCGATGAATTTCCAGCTACTACCGTCCCTTTTGAATATATCGGAACCGAGATGAAATATGTTTCACCGGTTTCATCCAGGTATTCCATCGAATCAATCCTCTCGCTCGTCGATGAAGATACCATGGCGGTCGTTACATCATATGTTCAATATGCGACAGGATTTCGTCAGGATCTGGCAAAGCTCGGCGCAGAACTGAAGAAAAGAAACATTCTCTTCATAGTGAATGCTACGCAGGGGTTTCCTATCTTTCCGATAGATGTCGAGAGAATGCACATAGATGCCATGAGCGCGTCACTTCATAAATGGGGGATGGCGGGGCTTGTTGGGGCGATATTCTACACCTCTGAAAAGTTTCGCGAAAGGTTTCCGACTCCGATAGCCGGATGGCTCTCTGTTCATCCGGACGAGGGGGATTTCATATACACCGAAAAAAACGCCCATCCTGAAATTTATGACTCGGCGGCGCAGTTCGATATAGGCAGTTCAAATCTTCAGGGCATAAATTCATTCGGTGCGGCCTTTGAATACATGAGTTCGATAGACTTTGGTCGGATGCGCGAGAGGATATTTAGCCTTTCCGACATCCTGATAAGAGGGCTTTCCAAGCTTCCGGTGAGGATAGTATCTCCAGTCGCAGACCCCGATGAAAGGTCTGCTAGCACATCTTTTTCAGTTGGAGAGAAAAGCAAAGAGCTGGTCTCATACCTCAGCAACAGGAAAATCTTAGTGTCCTACAGAGGCGGCAACATCCGCGTCGCTATAAATATCTTCAACGATGAAGGGGATATCGAAAAGCTGCTCGATGCTGTGGGTGATTTTATAAGATGAAGGAGCGGCGGCCACTTGCCATGGACAATTGGCCATCGAATAAAACCATCGATCGCAGCTGGTCAATGGTCTATGGTCCATTGTCAATCGTCACGAGTTACGAGTAACCAGTCACGGTTTTTACCAAGTGGGTTGTCATTTGTTCAGAATATGATAGGCTAAACGGCAACAAGACAGGGGGGATCATGAAATCCATAATTTTCTTTTCGACCGCCGTTCTTCTGTATCTGCTTTTATTTCCCGCAAATCTTTTGGCCCAAAATGCAGGGTGTATGTGTCCATGCGACTGTTCTGTCTCCGGTGCGGTTGGAAGAGTTGCCCCTTTGGCTCCTTCCGGCGGATCTTCCTACGAGGGAGGGGATACGCGTTCTGCTCCTGTAAATCCTATGTACGCTCCGCCGCCAGCCCCGTCGTCGGCGTCCCTGCCTCCGCCTCCAACCCCCGCCCCTCCATCCTCGGGGGCGCAATATACCGGCCGTCATTCAGACCTTCCATCCGGATGGGATGAGCCCGTGGCCCTTCCTCCGGGAACCATAAGAATAGAGGATCTTCCGTCGCGCTATGGCGCTGGTGCGGGATCAGCTCAGGCTGCTTCTCAAACCATGCAGGCTCCGGCTGCAACAGCAGCTCCTTACGCGCCGATACCCCCTGCTGATGTTGAAGATATGACCGCTTCGCCGTCAGGCGGTGCCAAGAAACCTCCTTCAAGATGGGGACACTGATCCATATCTTGAATATCGATTGATCATTCCGGGGACATGTATCTGTACGTGTCCCCGGAGTCTTAATATCCATAAATTCCATTGTTCTCTAAGATGTTTTTTGTATCTGTCATCATAACCGATTTTAAGGTTCAGCTTGGCGGTGCAGCTGCCAAATATCTTGCATTGTGAACGGGCGCTGAAATAGTTTCATATAGAGATATGTGTATACATATCAAAGATATACAGTCTTGACATTCCAATTTGGAATATCAAATTGAGGGTGATATGTCACAAACCACATTGATCGCTCCGGAGAAGATCGAAAGAAAAATCTGTTTTATTCGGGAGCAAAAGGTCATGTTGGATAGAGATTTGGCTGAGTTGTACGAAGTCGAGACTTTCAATCTCAACAAGGCTGTGAAACGTAATATCGAAAGGTTTCCAGCTCATTTCATGTTTCAATTAACAGAGTCTGAATTCAGGAAATTAAAACTGAGATCTCCAATTCGATATGGGGTGGCCGTCGGATGCTTCCATATGCATTTACCGATAAGGGGTGATTGATGTTTATCATTGTTAATAAATTGAGACTTTGCTAGCCCATCGACATCTATTAAATTTCTGGACGTCAGTCCCCGGAATTTTAATAAACATATCTATCAAGGAGGATTTCGATGCAGGAATTCAAACCCTATGTTCAGGCAGATACCCATCTGAAAGATTTTTCCCTCAAATCCATCGTTATAGGTGTTCTCCTAGGGATTCTCTTTGGATCGGCCAATGCGTATCTAGGCTTGAGAGTCGGGCTTACCATATCGACCTCCATCCCTCTTGCGGTGATAGCAGTGGCATTTTTCCGAATGATGAGACCGATATTCGGGCACACCGGAATACTCGAGGCTAACATCGTCAACACGACTGGTTCGGCCTCATCTTCGCTGGCATCGGGAGTCATCTTTACGATCCCCGCATTGTTTCTATGGGGATTTTCACCCTCTATTTTTCAGATAGGAACTCTGGCCCTCTTCGGAGGGGTCCTCGGAGTTCTCTTCATGATTCCGCTTCGCAGGTTTTTGATAGTCAAGGAGCATGAAAATCTTCCCTATCCGGAAGGAACAGCTTCAGCACAGGTTCTTATAGCTGCGGAGGCCGGCGGCACGCATGCCAAGAGCGTATTTCTAGGCCTCGGCGTCGGCGCTATCTACAAGGCGATTCTAGGCTTTTTGAAGGTGATATCTGCGCATGTTTCGGTTGCGATCCCCGTTTTGCGAAAGGCTGTGATAGGGCTTGAGACCTCGCCCGCGCTTCTTGGCGTCGGATTCATCCTTAATTACAAAATAGCTTCTGTGATGGTGGCCGGCGGCCTCCTCTCCTGGGTCGTTCTAATCCCGCTTATTGCCACGTTCGGCGAGGGGTTTACGGTCCCATTTTTTCCGGAGATGGTGAAACCTATTATAGAGATGTCGCCGGATGAAATCTGGACGAGATATATCAGATATATCGGCGCGGGGGCGGTGGCGTTTGCGGGAATAATAACGGTGCTCAAGTCTATTCCGACGATGTACGCATCTCTGAAGGTAGGGCTTGCGGAACTTACCAAACGCGGCAGCTTGAGAGAAAGTCAGCTTAGAACCGACCGCGATCTTCCGATGATAATCGTATTCGGCGGCGCTCTTCTCGTAATAATAGCTATCGCTGCGATGCCGCATATCATAGGTGCCGGAGGAGGTATAATTATAAGAATTCTTTCTGCGATATGCATCGCAGCCTTCGCATTTCTCTTCGTCACAGTGAGTTCCCGCATCGTGGGGATGGTTGGTGTTACATCCAACCCTACATCGGGGATGACGATAGTGGCGCTGCTTGGCACCTCGTTTCTCTTTGCTCTTCTCGGTTGGACGGATGACTCCGCAAAGGCTGCAGCCCTGACGGTCGGAACGGTCGTGGCGGTGGCCGCTTCCATAGCAGGGGATATTTCGCAGGATCTGAAAACCGGATATATCATTGGAGCGACTCCTGCCAAACAGCAGTTTTCGGAAATCTTCGGTGCGGTATGCTCCGCGTTTTTCATCGCCGCAGCGGTATGGCTTCTCGGCGAGGCGTTTACGTTCGGTTCCGCAGAGCTTCCGGCTCCGCAAGCGACTCTTATGAAGACGGTGGTGGAAGGGGTTCTACAGGGAAATCTTCCGTGGGGGCTTGTATTCATAGGTGCGGCGATATCGCTCGTGGCCGAGCTCGTCGGATTGAAATCTCTGGCCTTCGCAGTTGGAATTTACCTTCCCCTCTCGACGATGATGCCTGTATTTATCGGAGGAGTTATCAGAAGGGTCGTCGATTATATCAGGTGCAAGAAGGAGAGCCTCGCCGAAGATGCCAAGGATCAGGGGCTGCTGTTTAGCTCCGGCCTCATCGCCGGCGAAGGGATCATGGGAGTTGCGATAGCCTTCTACGCATTCTTCCTCGGAAAGCCGAAGGGGATCGGGTTTGAATTGACGGGGGCTTCAGGCCAGATCGCCTCCTTTGCGATATTCATGGCGCTCGCTCTATTCATATTCAGGATGGCGCGCAAAAAGGCGTGATTAACAACCGTGACTCGTAACTTGCAAATAAAAAACCCCCGCCATCGGCGGAGGGTTTTTGCGTGCGATATTTGATCGCTATTCTACCGATATGAACATCCATCTGCCAAATAGCTTCTCGGGAGTATCGATATAGAGCGTCGATGAATGATCCATTATAGATTGTATCCACGCTATCGGAGGTGTTATTGGTTCTTTATCGAGTTCTATGTATTGAAAAATCCTCTGTTCATGGTTGCTAAGATTTTCATTTTCCTTGATGTCTTCCTTTACTAATACGCCTTGTTCATCAAAAGTCGGTACGATATGAAACTTCTTTTTATTATCCCATTCAGATACGGCGACTGGCCTCCCTTCAGGGGAATATCCGGCCTCTAGAACTGTTTCAACTTTGTCCGATGTTAATAATGTTGTTATTTTGGAGAGTCTGGTTTCTTCATCATAGTGGATAACGTTGACTATATCATTTACCTTAAGGTAGCCATCTGCGAATTGAACCGGAAGCCCTGAGTCGCTGAATTCTACCCACTGTTCTCGAGGTGGTATCTTTAGCGGTGGCGTCAGCGTGCCGCTTCCGGTGCAGATGTCGCACATATGGAGTTCTCGAGGTGGTATCTTTAGCGGTGGCGTCAGCGGTTTAATATCGATTGGTACAGTCCTGTCAATATACAGGTTGTCGCTGGATTCTACTTGGTATTGAGGCCTCGATGTTTTCCCGTTGGGTAGTTTGGGTAGTAATGACTCCTTTGGAATACGCAGTTCAATTAAATTATTATCACGAATACCTGTCCCTAGTAGGGGGCGGAATATATAAGGAGGGTCTACTACAGCTAATGCATCTATACTGTTGCCTTGGAGTACATGACCGGATATCCCCTGCGTGGCTTTCTCGTCTGAATTGAAAACCGCAATAAGTTTTTTTACCATCGCATTTTCAGAGGCCTCCGTAAATTCCGGTCTATAAGTTATTTTGGTAATAGTTTTTCCTTCGCTGTCTTGTGCTTCTTTTTTCTCAATCACTCCTTCTCTGCCGTAGGTCAATAGTACCTTTTTTGTGAGAGTATCTTCTGGGCCGACATGGTGACTTACAGTTACTGGCCTGTTCTCTGTGTCGTACTCAAACTTTATTCCTTCGACTGGAGACAGTGTTTCATCGCCTCTTTCACCTAAACTCTCCTTGGCGGCGACAAGACGTCCTTCCTCATCGTATGAGATCTCAATTGCACCATGCAATATATTCTTTGATGCGTCGAGAGTGTAGTAATCTATCCTGCTCAGAGCTTTGTGTTTTTGGGGAGGTGGAGGCACTATCCTGCTTAGACATACTCCACCTGTACAGACGAGATCGCTGTCGCAGGGTGGGTCGCTGTCGCGGCAGGACTGGTTTAGTCCGCCGACGCCGTCTAAAATTATATTGTCTAATCCATCCTGACAGGCGGTAAACGACAGGGCCATCGTGATCGCCATCATTCCTAGAAATATCTTTTTCATACCATCCTCCTGAGTTCGAATTAGTTACTCTTTTGAGATATAGCTAGCAATTGACAATAACTAATAAGGTCCACACTTTCAGTAAGGCCATCCCATCTCCCAAATATCAAAGCTGGTTCATCTACACCATAGAGCGTAGTGGTAGGGAACATGCTTGTGCTTATCTTATTGATCGGCGGCATTATGGGTTCAACATCACTATACGTATATTCGTACGTTATAGTCTTTTTTTCACTTATGCCATCGGGTGATGGACGACAGGCACCATCGAAGGAGGTTAGCTCTTCCTCAAGGATTGCGCCGCTCGAATTCCTCTTGACGACCTTTAAGATTTTGCATTTAGACTTGAGGTCTATCCCTCCAGTACTGATATCATATGTTTTAACCGTTAACTGGGTTGTTTTGTCAGTTAGTGTCCCATCTTTTGATGATCTATTGAAAATAGTGTGTGAGGTAGTTCGGTTGATCGAGTCTGCAGTAGGGTTATTGTCTGGTTCAGGGATAGATAAAATACTTGAGAGCCTCATATCATCATCATATTTGTATTCGGATATCATCTTACTAGGTATTCCGAATAACAGCGGAACACCGCTGGCTAAGCTATAGTATGAATCTTTTTTAGGAAATCCTTCGCTATTATACTCGATGGTTCTTTCGAAAAAATTTTTTGGTGTGTCGGTATTGGTCGTACCACACCCATCAGTTATGGCCCCC
It contains:
- a CDS encoding cob(I)yrinic acid a,c-diamide adenosyltransferase yields the protein MALSKGYIQLYTGDGKGKSTAALGLAMRAVARGLSVHMIQFMKNDPGSAEATLARAHKNLFRVDQAGRKNFVDKKNPDPGDIAAAQNGFSIARDAILKSSADMIILDEINVAVDFGLISLRDLFAVLDMKPENVEIVLTGRGAPDELKERADLVTEMREVKHYYAIGVDAREGIEF
- a CDS encoding aminotransferase class V-fold PLP-dependent enzyme — translated: MTDWKKIRKDFPAAENVVYFVSAGMSPIPTPVFERMVSEYRKLNQHGDVGWQEDIAKKRELYAGVGKLINAKPGDMAFMQNTSLSMSMIALSLKNNACKKYNVVSMLDEFPATTVPFEYIGTEMKYVSPVSSRYSIESILSLVDEDTMAVVTSYVQYATGFRQDLAKLGAELKKRNILFIVNATQGFPIFPIDVERMHIDAMSASLHKWGMAGLVGAIFYTSEKFRERFPTPIAGWLSVHPDEGDFIYTEKNAHPEIYDSAAQFDIGSSNLQGINSFGAAFEYMSSIDFGRMRERIFSLSDILIRGLSKLPVRIVSPVADPDERSASTSFSVGEKSKELVSYLSNRKILVSYRGGNIRVAINIFNDEGDIEKLLDAVGDFIR
- a CDS encoding oligopeptide transporter, OPT family is translated as MQEFKPYVQADTHLKDFSLKSIVIGVLLGILFGSANAYLGLRVGLTISTSIPLAVIAVAFFRMMRPIFGHTGILEANIVNTTGSASSSLASGVIFTIPALFLWGFSPSIFQIGTLALFGGVLGVLFMIPLRRFLIVKEHENLPYPEGTASAQVLIAAEAGGTHAKSVFLGLGVGAIYKAILGFLKVISAHVSVAIPVLRKAVIGLETSPALLGVGFILNYKIASVMVAGGLLSWVVLIPLIATFGEGFTVPFFPEMVKPIIEMSPDEIWTRYIRYIGAGAVAFAGIITVLKSIPTMYASLKVGLAELTKRGSLRESQLRTDRDLPMIIVFGGALLVIIAIAAMPHIIGAGGGIIIRILSAICIAAFAFLFVTVSSRIVGMVGVTSNPTSGMTIVALLGTSFLFALLGWTDDSAKAAALTVGTVVAVAASIAGDISQDLKTGYIIGATPAKQQFSEIFGAVCSAFFIAAAVWLLGEAFTFGSAELPAPQATLMKTVVEGVLQGNLPWGLVFIGAAISLVAELVGLKSLAFAVGIYLPLSTMMPVFIGGVIRRVVDYIRCKKESLAEDAKDQGLLFSSGLIAGEGIMGVAIAFYAFFLGKPKGIGFELTGASGQIASFAIFMALALFIFRMARKKA